In the genome of Bacillota bacterium, the window GTCCTCGCGGAAGCGCGAGGCCGAGGGCAGGTCGGCCGGGTCGACCAGCTCGGCGCCCAGGTCGCGCAGCACGCGAAGCGCCTCCTCGCAGACCGCGTCCGCCTTCTCGCTGAAGCCCCAGAAGCCCTCCCGCGCCACGCCCAGGCGGAGGCCGCGCATGTCCGGCTCCCCCAGCGCCCCCTCGTAAGGCGTCGCCGCGCGGAGGGATGCCGCCCTCGTGGCCGGGTCGCGCTCGTCCGGGCCGGCGATGACGGAGAGGAGCAGCGCCGCATCGCGCACGGTGCGCGCGATGGGCCCCACGGTGTCCTGGCTGTGGGCGATGGGTACCACGCCGGCGCGGCTGGTCAGGCCCACCGTCGGCTTCACGCCGACGACGCCGCAGGCGGCGGAGGGGCTGACGATGGAACCGTCGGTTTCGGTGCCCAGCGCCGCGGCGCAGAGGTTGGCGGCCACCGCCGCCGCGGAGCCGGAGCTGGAGCCGGAGGGGCTGCGGTCCAGCGCGTAGGGGTTGCGCGTCTGGCCGCCCCGCGCGCTCCAACCGCTGACGGAGTGCAGCGAGCGGAAGTTGGCCCACTCGGAGAGGTTGGCCTTGCCTAGGAGGACCGCGCCGGCCGCGCGGAGACGCGCGACGACGGTGGCGTCGCGCGGCGCCGGCGCGCCGGCCAGGGCCAGGGAACCCGCGCTGGTCCGCATCCGGTCGCCGGTGTCGATGTTCTCCTTGAGCAGGACGGGGATGCCGTGGAGCGGCCCGCGCACCCGCCCCTGCCGGCGCTCGGCGTCGAGCCGGGCGGCCTCTGCCTCCGCCTCCGGGTTGACCTCGACCACGGCGCGGAGCCCGGGCAGGCCAGGCCGGTCGCGGTCCAGGAGCGCGATCCGCTCCAGATAGAGGCGGACCAGCGCCAGCGCGCCCAGCTCGCCGCGCTCCATGGCCGCCTGCAGGTCCGCCAGCGTCGCCTCTTCCAGCGGTCCGGGGAAGCTCTCTCCCACCGCCCTCACCTCCGCCTCGGATGCAGAAGGCGGGGCCGCCCGGGACCGCCCCGCGCTCCAGGCCGGATTCGGGCGGCGGGAGGGAAGTTCCTCTCGGCAGGGCGGGGCGGGCCGCGGGACGGCGGGAGGCGGGCGGCGGCGAGGAACGGGTACGGAGAGGCCCCCGCCGCGGGGCGGGGGCCCGGGCCGCCGGAGAGTCCGCTCCGCCTACACCGGACGCCGCAGCCGGCGGGCCAGCTCCGGCCACTCCTCGGCTTCCACCCATCCTGCCAGGGC includes:
- a CDS encoding amidase → MRAVGESFPGPLEEATLADLQAAMERGELGALALVRLYLERIALLDRDRPGLPGLRAVVEVNPEAEAEAARLDAERRQGRVRGPLHGIPVLLKENIDTGDRMRTSAGSLALAGAPAPRDATVVARLRAAGAVLLGKANLSEWANFRSLHSVSGWSARGGQTRNPYALDRSPSGSSSGSAAAVAANLCAAALGTETDGSIVSPSAACGVVGVKPTVGLTSRAGVVPIAHSQDTVGPIARTVRDAALLLSVIAGPDERDPATRAASLRAATPYEGALGEPDMRGLRLGVAREGFWGFSEKADAVCEEALRVLRDLGAELVDPADLPSASRFREDEDEMTVLLYEFKADLEAYLAGRPGIPVRTLADLIAWNEEHAAEEMPFFAQELFEMAVRKGSLEEAAYREALARSRRLGGEEGIDAVLRRHRLDALVAPSGGPAWLIDPVNGDRGVWGSSGPAARAGYPLVTVPAGFVRGLPVGLTFMGTAWSEPVLLRIAHAFEQATRARKPPRLLPHAS